One segment of Nocardioides sp. QY071 DNA contains the following:
- the hisH gene encoding imidazole glycerol phosphate synthase subunit HisH produces MSAPSVVVLDYGSGNLRSAVRAVERAGASVTLTGDLDTAMEADGLLVPGVGAYEACMRGLRAIRGERIIARRLSGGRPVLGICVGMQILFERGIEHGVETEGCGEWPGVVERLQAPIVPHMGWNTVSVPERTRLFAGIEDERFYFVHSYGVRDWTLVTNDRTPDSHQPLVTWAEHGGDRFVAAVENGPLCATQFHPEKSGDAGAQLLRNWVASLG; encoded by the coding sequence GTGAGCGCTCCGTCCGTCGTCGTCCTCGACTACGGCTCCGGGAACCTGCGCTCCGCCGTACGCGCGGTCGAGCGGGCCGGGGCCTCGGTCACCCTCACCGGCGACCTCGACACCGCGATGGAGGCCGACGGCCTGCTGGTGCCGGGCGTCGGCGCGTACGAGGCGTGCATGCGCGGGCTGCGGGCCATCCGCGGCGAGCGGATCATCGCCCGGCGGCTCTCCGGCGGCAGGCCGGTGCTCGGCATCTGCGTGGGCATGCAGATCCTGTTCGAGCGTGGGATCGAGCACGGCGTCGAGACCGAGGGCTGCGGCGAGTGGCCGGGCGTGGTCGAGCGGCTGCAGGCGCCGATCGTGCCGCACATGGGATGGAACACCGTGTCCGTGCCCGAGCGGACGCGGCTGTTCGCGGGGATCGAAGACGAGCGCTTCTACTTCGTGCACTCCTACGGCGTGCGCGACTGGACGCTGGTCACCAACGACCGCACGCCCGACAGCCACCAGCCGCTGGTGACCTGGGCCGAGCACGGTGGCGACCGTTTCGTCGCCGCGGTCGAGAACGGGCCACTGTGCGCGACCCAGTTCCACCCGGAGAAGTCGGGCGACGCGGGCGCGCAGCTGCTGCGCAACTGGGTCGCTTCGCTGGGCTGA
- the hisB gene encoding imidazoleglycerol-phosphate dehydratase HisB, which yields MNASAASGRDGGARTARIERQTSESKVVVEVNLDGTGKHDISTGVGFYDHMLTAFARHALVDLTVQTDGDVHIDAHHTVEDTAITLGQALRQALGDKVGIRRFGDATVPLDEALVHAVVDVSGRPYCVHTGEPEGQQYVQLGGSGVSYLGSLTQHVFESIAFHGHFALHVRVLAGREPHHIVETQFKAFARAFRDAVAIDPRETGIPSTKGAL from the coding sequence ATGAACGCGAGCGCAGCGAGCGGTCGAGACGGCGGAGCCCGGACTGCTCGGATCGAGCGGCAGACGAGCGAGTCGAAGGTCGTCGTCGAGGTGAACCTCGACGGCACCGGCAAGCACGACATCTCCACGGGCGTCGGGTTCTACGACCACATGCTCACCGCGTTCGCGCGCCACGCGCTGGTCGACCTCACGGTGCAGACCGACGGCGACGTCCACATCGACGCCCACCACACCGTGGAGGACACCGCGATCACCCTCGGCCAGGCGCTGCGCCAGGCGCTGGGCGACAAGGTCGGCATCCGCCGGTTCGGCGACGCGACCGTCCCGCTCGACGAGGCGCTCGTGCACGCCGTCGTCGACGTGTCGGGGCGTCCCTACTGCGTCCACACCGGCGAGCCGGAGGGCCAGCAGTACGTCCAGCTCGGCGGCTCCGGGGTGTCCTACCTCGGCTCGCTGACCCAGCACGTCTTCGAGTCGATCGCCTTCCACGGCCACTTCGCGCTGCACGTGCGGGTGCTCGCGGGCCGCGAGCCGCACCACATCGTCGAGACCCAGTTCAAGGCGTTCGCCCGGGCCTTCCGCGACGCCGTCGCGATCGACCCGCGCGAGACCGGCATCCCCTCCACGAAGGGCGCTCTGTGA
- a CDS encoding histidinol-phosphate transaminase: MTADSWPPLREELRGIEPYGAPQLDVPVQLNVNENPYGPSEACIADIAAAAGEAAATLNRYPDREFTGLRTALAAYLSKDTPAGVVPEQVWAANGSNEVMLQLLQAFGGPGRTAVSFAPTYSMYPEYARDTNTRWVAGRRAGDFALDLDAARDLVKTEQPSVILLPSPNNPTGTALPPEAVSMLCEAAGGNDISGIVVVDEAYGEFRRTGVPSALELLPSYRNLVVTRTMSKAFAGAGLRLGYLAAAPEICDAIRVVRLPYHLSAVTQAVALAALRHAPELLGRVDDLRRERDALVEWLRAEAYDVADSDANFVLFGRFAERHAVWQGLLDRGVLIRETGPDGWLRVSVGTPDEMAAFRAALTDVNGERA, from the coding sequence ATGACCGCAGATAGCTGGCCGCCGCTCCGCGAGGAGCTGCGCGGGATCGAGCCGTACGGCGCCCCGCAGCTCGACGTGCCCGTCCAGCTCAACGTCAACGAGAACCCCTACGGCCCGTCCGAGGCTTGTATCGCCGACATCGCGGCGGCCGCGGGGGAGGCCGCTGCGACGCTGAACCGGTACCCCGACCGGGAGTTCACCGGCCTGCGCACCGCACTCGCGGCCTACCTCTCCAAAGACACCCCCGCCGGGGTCGTGCCCGAGCAGGTGTGGGCGGCCAACGGCTCCAACGAGGTCATGCTGCAGCTGCTGCAGGCCTTCGGCGGGCCGGGCCGCACGGCGGTGAGCTTCGCGCCGACGTACTCGATGTATCCGGAGTACGCCCGCGACACCAACACCCGCTGGGTCGCCGGGCGCCGGGCCGGGGACTTCGCGCTCGACCTCGACGCCGCGCGCGACCTGGTGAAGACCGAGCAGCCGAGCGTGATCCTGCTGCCGAGCCCCAACAACCCGACCGGCACCGCGCTGCCGCCCGAGGCTGTGTCCATGCTGTGCGAGGCCGCCGGCGGCAATGACATCAGCGGGATCGTCGTGGTCGACGAGGCGTACGGCGAGTTCCGGCGCACCGGCGTCCCGAGCGCGCTGGAGCTGCTGCCGTCGTACCGCAACCTCGTGGTCACCCGCACGATGAGCAAGGCGTTCGCGGGCGCTGGGCTGCGGCTGGGCTACCTCGCAGCGGCGCCCGAGATCTGCGACGCGATCCGCGTGGTGCGGCTGCCCTACCACCTCTCCGCCGTCACCCAGGCCGTCGCACTGGCGGCCCTGCGCCACGCGCCCGAGCTGCTCGGCAGGGTCGACGACCTGCGCCGCGAGCGGGACGCGCTTGTGGAGTGGCTGCGGGCCGAGGCGTACGACGTCGCCGACTCGGACGCCAATTTCGTGTTGTTCGGGCGATTCGCCGAGCGTCATGCTGTCTGGCAGGGTCTCCTCGACCGGGGAGTCCTGATCCGGGAGACCGGGCCCGACGGCTGGCTGCGGGTCTCGGTCGGCACCCCCGACGAGATGGCGGCCTTCCGGGCCGCACTGACCGATGTGAATGGAGAGCGCGCATGA
- the hisD gene encoding histidinol dehydrogenase, giving the protein MIRRIDLRQAGPETDYRAAVPRADFDIEAAVPAVHAICEEVRTRGLDAIVEFGERFDGVRVDDIRVAPAAMQAALDNLDPDIRAGLEESIRRLRATCANELEQDAVTDLGPGARVTHRKVPVGRVGLYVPGGLAPLVSSVLMNVVPAQTAGVESIALASPPQKEFGGSVHPTILAACALLGVEEVYAVGGAQAIAMFAYGLNDADPCRRVARVDLVTGPGNIWVVTAKRILKGQIGIDSEAGPTEIAILADDTGNAAYVAADLISQAEHDPLAASVLVTTSERLAAEVEAELDQQVAATKHSERITTSLAGKQSGIVLVRDLEQGLEVVNAYAAEHLEIHTEDAAAWAARVRNAGAIFVGPHAPVSLGDYCAGSNHVLPTAGCACHSSGLSVRAFTKSVHVIDYSAAALAEVAGHVVTLAEAEDLPGHGAAITVRSTR; this is encoded by the coding sequence CTGATCCGTCGCATCGACCTGCGTCAGGCCGGTCCCGAGACCGACTACCGCGCAGCAGTGCCCCGTGCCGACTTCGACATCGAAGCGGCGGTGCCGGCGGTGCATGCGATCTGCGAGGAGGTCCGCACCCGCGGGCTGGACGCGATCGTGGAGTTCGGGGAGAGGTTCGACGGCGTGCGCGTCGACGACATCCGGGTCGCGCCGGCCGCGATGCAGGCCGCGCTCGACAACCTCGACCCCGACATCCGTGCGGGCCTCGAGGAGTCGATCCGCCGGCTGCGGGCGACCTGCGCCAACGAGCTCGAGCAGGACGCGGTCACCGACCTCGGTCCCGGCGCCCGGGTCACCCACCGCAAGGTGCCGGTCGGCCGGGTCGGCCTGTACGTGCCCGGCGGCCTCGCACCGCTGGTGTCGAGCGTGCTGATGAACGTCGTCCCGGCCCAGACCGCCGGCGTCGAGTCGATCGCGCTGGCCAGCCCGCCGCAGAAAGAGTTCGGCGGCTCGGTCCACCCCACGATCCTGGCCGCGTGCGCGCTGCTCGGTGTCGAGGAGGTCTACGCCGTCGGCGGCGCCCAGGCGATCGCGATGTTCGCGTACGGCCTCAACGACGCTGACCCCTGCCGGCGCGTCGCCCGCGTTGATCTGGTGACCGGACCCGGCAACATCTGGGTCGTCACCGCCAAGCGGATCCTCAAGGGCCAGATCGGCATCGACTCCGAGGCCGGCCCCACCGAGATCGCGATCCTCGCCGACGACACCGGCAATGCCGCCTACGTCGCCGCCGACCTGATCAGCCAGGCCGAGCACGACCCGCTCGCCGCCTCGGTCCTCGTCACCACCTCCGAGCGGCTCGCCGCCGAGGTCGAGGCCGAGCTCGACCAGCAGGTCGCCGCGACCAAGCACAGCGAGCGGATCACCACCTCGCTCGCCGGCAAGCAGTCCGGCATCGTGCTGGTCCGCGACCTCGAGCAGGGGCTGGAGGTCGTCAACGCGTACGCCGCGGAGCACCTCGAGATCCACACCGAGGACGCCGCCGCCTGGGCGGCCCGGGTCCGCAACGCCGGTGCGATCTTCGTGGGCCCGCACGCCCCGGTCAGCCTCGGCGACTACTGCGCCGGGTCCAACCACGTGCTCCCGACGGCCGGCTGCGCCTGCCACTCCTCGGGGCTGTCGGTGCGCGCGTTCACCAAGTCGGTGCACGTGATCGACTACTCCGCCGCGGCGCTCGCCGAGGTCGCCGGCCACGTGGTCACCCTCGCCGAGGCCGAGGACCTGCCCGGCCACGGCGCCGCCATCACGGTCCGGTCGACGCGATGA
- a CDS encoding LON peptidase substrate-binding domain-containing protein produces MTDQLPMFPLNAVLYPGVSVPLHVFEDRYRALVHHLLRTEDPAQRLFGSVAIREGYEVGDHGTQSLYRIGVRLQLTEVEARADGSFDVVAVGRDRIQLDRLLTTGDYPVGEVTLVPAGPAEVPEVVVQQARATFTAYRHVLSSIAGDPLQGELPQDPTYLSWTLAACSPLPMGERQQLLEAEDTTERLLLVTDLLRAELRAINVITSLPATEVARTRWSPN; encoded by the coding sequence GTGACGGACCAGCTCCCGATGTTCCCGCTGAACGCGGTGCTCTACCCGGGGGTCAGCGTGCCGCTGCACGTCTTCGAGGACCGCTACCGCGCGCTGGTGCACCACCTGCTGCGCACCGAGGACCCGGCGCAGCGGCTGTTCGGGTCGGTGGCGATCCGCGAGGGCTACGAGGTCGGTGACCACGGCACCCAGTCGCTCTACCGCATCGGTGTGCGTCTGCAGCTCACCGAGGTCGAGGCCCGCGCCGACGGCAGCTTCGACGTCGTCGCGGTCGGCCGCGACCGGATCCAGCTGGACCGTCTCCTCACCACGGGCGACTACCCCGTCGGCGAGGTGACGCTGGTGCCGGCCGGGCCGGCGGAGGTGCCCGAGGTCGTCGTGCAGCAGGCGCGGGCGACGTTCACGGCGTACCGGCACGTGCTCAGCTCGATCGCCGGCGACCCCCTGCAGGGCGAGCTGCCCCAGGACCCGACGTACCTGTCCTGGACGCTCGCGGCCTGCAGCCCGCTGCCGATGGGTGAGCGGCAACAGCTGCTCGAGGCCGAGGACACCACCGAGCGGCTGCTGCTGGTGACCGACCTGCTCCGCGCCGAGCTGCGGGCCATCAACGTGATCACCTCGCTGCCGGCGACCGAGGTCGCCCGCACCCGCTGGTCGCCGAACTGA
- the ybaK gene encoding Cys-tRNA(Pro) deacylase — protein sequence MARKKQSGGGTPATTALTSAGVAFTVHEYDHDARTDSYGGEAAEAMGVAPERVFKTLFADIDGALVVGVVPVSGQLDLKALARAVEGRKAAMADPKAAERATGYVVGGISPLGQRKAHPTVVDDSALDHDTVFVSAGRRGMEVELSPAELVRLTAARVRRIRKG from the coding sequence ATGGCGAGGAAGAAGCAGTCCGGCGGCGGTACGCCGGCCACCACCGCGCTGACGAGCGCCGGCGTGGCGTTCACGGTTCACGAGTACGACCACGACGCCCGCACCGACTCGTACGGCGGCGAGGCCGCCGAGGCGATGGGCGTCGCGCCCGAGCGGGTCTTCAAGACCCTGTTCGCCGACATCGACGGCGCCCTCGTGGTGGGTGTCGTGCCGGTCTCGGGTCAGCTCGACCTCAAGGCGCTGGCCCGCGCGGTCGAGGGGCGCAAGGCGGCCATGGCCGACCCGAAGGCGGCCGAGCGGGCCACCGGGTACGTCGTCGGCGGGATCTCGCCGCTCGGGCAGCGCAAGGCGCACCCGACGGTCGTCGACGACTCCGCGCTGGACCACGACACGGTGTTCGTGTCGGCGGGCCGGCGCGGGATGGAGGTCGAGCTCAGCCCTGCGGAGCTGGTGCGGCTGACGGCTGCGCGGGTGCGGAGGATACGGAAGGGTTGA